A window of Pantoea agglomerans contains these coding sequences:
- the rpmD gene encoding 50S ribosomal protein L30: protein MAKTIKITQTRSSIGRLPKHKATLVGLGLRRIGHTVEREDTPAVRGMVNAISYMLKVEE, encoded by the coding sequence ATGGCTAAGACTATTAAAATCACTCAAACCCGTAGCTCAATCGGCCGCCTGCCTAAGCACAAAGCCACTCTGGTTGGTCTGGGTCTGCGTCGTATTGGCCACACCGTTGAGCGTGAAGACACGCCGGCAGTACGCGGTATGGTCAACGCGATCTCTTACATGCTGAAAGTAGAGGAGTAA
- the rplO gene encoding 50S ribosomal protein L15 yields the protein MRLNTLSPAEGSKHASKRLGRGIGSGLGKTGGRGHKGQNSRSGGGVRRGFEGGQMPLYRRLPKFGFTSRKSFVTAEVRLSDLAKVEGGIVDLSTLKAANIIGVQIEFAKVILSGEVSAPVTVRGLRVTKGARAAIEAAGGKIEE from the coding sequence ATGCGTTTAAATACTCTGTCTCCGGCCGAAGGCTCCAAGCACGCTTCTAAGCGTCTGGGTCGTGGTATCGGTTCTGGCCTCGGCAAAACCGGTGGTCGTGGTCACAAAGGTCAGAACTCTCGTTCTGGCGGTGGCGTACGTCGCGGTTTCGAGGGTGGTCAGATGCCTCTGTACCGTCGTCTGCCGAAATTCGGCTTCACCTCGCGTAAATCATTCGTGACTGCAGAAGTGCGTCTGTCTGACCTGGCGAAAGTGGAAGGCGGTATCGTTGACCTGAGCACGCTGAAAGCAGCCAACATTATCGGTGTTCAGATTGAATTCGCGAAAGTGATTCTGTCTGGTGAAGTTTCTGCACCGGTAACGGTTCGCGGTCTGCGTGTCACCAAAGGTGCTCGTGCTGCAATCGAAGCTGCTGGCGGTAAAATCGAGGAATAA
- the secY gene encoding preprotein translocase subunit SecY, protein MAKQPELDFQSAKGGFGELKRRLLFVIGALIVFRIGSFIPIPGIDAAVLAKLLEQQRGTIIEMFNMFSGGALSRASIFALGIMPYISASIIIQLLTVVHPALAEIKKEGEAGRRKISQYTRYGTLVLAIFQSIGIATGLPNMPGMQGLVLNPGFAFYFTAVVSLVTGTMFLMWLGEQITERGIGNGISIIIFAGIVAGLPPAIGHTIEQARQGDLHFLLLLLVAVLVFAVTFFVVFVERGQRRIVVNYAKRQQGRRVYAAQSTHLPLKVNMAGVIPAIFASSIILFPATIASWFGGGTGWNWLTTISLYLQPGQPLYVLLYATAIIFFCFFYTALVFNPRETADNLKKSGAFVPGIRPGEQTAKYIDKVMTRLTLIGALYITFICLIPEFMRDAMKVPFYFGGTSLLIVVVVIMDFMAQVQTLMMSSQYESALKKANLKGYGR, encoded by the coding sequence ATGGCTAAACAACCGGAATTAGATTTTCAAAGTGCCAAAGGCGGATTTGGTGAACTGAAACGCAGACTGCTGTTTGTAATCGGTGCACTGATTGTCTTCCGAATTGGCTCTTTTATTCCAATCCCCGGTATTGATGCCGCTGTACTTGCCAAACTGCTTGAGCAACAGCGTGGCACCATCATTGAAATGTTCAACATGTTCTCTGGTGGTGCTCTCAGCCGTGCTTCAATCTTCGCGCTGGGTATTATGCCGTATATTTCGGCCTCTATTATTATCCAGCTGCTGACGGTGGTTCATCCAGCGTTAGCGGAGATTAAGAAAGAAGGGGAGGCTGGCCGTCGTAAGATTAGCCAGTACACCCGCTACGGTACGTTGGTATTGGCGATATTTCAGTCAATCGGTATTGCTACCGGTTTACCGAATATGCCTGGAATGCAGGGCCTGGTGTTGAATCCAGGCTTTGCCTTCTACTTTACCGCTGTTGTAAGTCTGGTTACCGGGACGATGTTCCTGATGTGGCTGGGCGAACAGATTACTGAACGAGGTATCGGTAACGGTATTTCGATCATTATCTTCGCGGGTATTGTTGCGGGTCTTCCGCCGGCCATTGGCCATACCATCGAGCAAGCGCGGCAAGGCGACCTGCACTTCCTCCTGTTGCTGTTGGTTGCAGTTCTCGTATTTGCAGTGACCTTCTTCGTTGTTTTCGTTGAGCGTGGCCAGCGCCGCATTGTGGTGAACTATGCGAAACGTCAGCAAGGTCGTCGTGTATACGCTGCACAGAGCACACATTTACCGTTGAAAGTGAATATGGCGGGTGTTATTCCGGCTATTTTTGCTTCCAGCATTATCCTGTTCCCCGCGACGATAGCATCCTGGTTCGGGGGCGGTACCGGTTGGAACTGGCTGACAACAATTTCGCTGTATTTGCAGCCAGGACAGCCGCTATATGTGCTACTCTATGCGACTGCAATCATCTTCTTCTGCTTTTTCTACACGGCGTTGGTTTTCAACCCGCGCGAAACGGCAGATAACCTGAAGAAGTCTGGTGCATTCGTACCGGGAATTCGTCCGGGAGAGCAAACGGCGAAGTATATCGATAAAGTAATGACGCGTCTGACCTTAATCGGCGCACTGTACATTACTTTTATTTGCCTGATCCCGGAGTTCATGCGTGATGCGATGAAAGTTCCCTTCTACTTTGGCGGTACATCACTGCTCATCGTAGTGGTCGTCATCATGGACTTTATGGCTCAAGTGCAAACTCTGATGATGTCTAGTCAGTACGAGTCTGCATTGAAGAAAGCAAACCTGAAAGGCTACGGCCGTTAA
- the rpmJ gene encoding 50S ribosomal protein L36, which produces MKVRASVKKLCRNCKIIRRDGVVRVICSAEPKHKQRQG; this is translated from the coding sequence ATGAAAGTTCGTGCTTCCGTCAAGAAATTATGTCGTAACTGCAAAATCATCCGCCGCGACGGTGTCGTACGTGTGATTTGCAGCGCCGAGCCTAAGCATAAACAGCGCCAGGGCTGA
- the rpsM gene encoding 30S ribosomal protein S13 has product MARIAGINIPDHKHTVIALTSIFGIGKTRSKAICAATGIAEDVKISELSEEQIDQLRDAVGKFVVEGDLRREITLSIKRLMDLGCYRGLRHRRGLPVRGQRTKTNARTRKGPRKPIKK; this is encoded by the coding sequence GTGGCCCGTATAGCAGGCATTAACATTCCTGATCATAAACACACCGTTATCGCATTAACTTCGATTTTCGGTATCGGCAAGACCCGTTCTAAAGCCATCTGTGCTGCAACGGGTATCGCTGAAGATGTTAAGATCAGTGAGCTGTCTGAAGAACAAATTGATCAGCTGCGTGATGCAGTTGGTAAATTCGTTGTTGAAGGTGATCTGCGCCGTGAAATCACCCTGAGCATCAAGCGTCTTATGGACCTTGGTTGCTACCGTGGTTTGCGCCATCGTCGTGGTCTGCCAGTACGCGGTCAGCGTACTAAGACCAATGCACGTACCCGTAAGGGTCCGCGCAAACCGATCAAGAAATAA
- the rpsK gene encoding 30S ribosomal protein S11: MAKAPVRARKRVRKQVSDGVAHVHASFNNTIVTITDRQGNALGWATAGGSGFRGSRKSTPFAAQVAAERCAEAVKDYGIKNLEVMVKGPGPGRESTIRALNAAGFRITNITDVTPIPHNGCRPPKKRRV, encoded by the coding sequence ATGGCAAAGGCACCAGTTCGTGCACGTAAGCGTGTAAGAAAGCAAGTCTCAGATGGCGTGGCTCATGTCCATGCTTCTTTTAACAACACCATCGTTACCATTACCGATCGTCAGGGTAACGCACTGGGTTGGGCAACCGCCGGTGGTTCCGGTTTCCGCGGTTCACGTAAATCTACTCCGTTTGCTGCTCAGGTCGCTGCAGAGCGCTGTGCAGAAGCCGTGAAAGATTACGGTATTAAGAACCTGGAAGTTATGGTTAAGGGTCCGGGTCCGGGTCGCGAATCAACTATTCGTGCTCTGAACGCCGCAGGTTTCCGCATCACTAATATTACTGATGTGACTCCGATCCCTCACAACGGTTGTCGTCCGCCGAAAAAACGTCGCGTATAA
- the rpsD gene encoding 30S ribosomal protein S4: MARYLGPKLKLSRREGTDLFLKSGVRAIDTKCKIEQAPGQHGARKPRLSDYGGQLREKQKVRRIYGVLERQFRNYYKEAARLKGNTGANLLALLEGRLDNVVYRMGFGATRAEARQLVSHKSVMVNGRVVNIASYQVSPNDVVSIREKAKKQSRVKAALELAEQREKPTWLEVDATKMEGVFKRIPERTDLSADINEHLIVELYSK; encoded by the coding sequence ATGGCAAGATATTTGGGTCCTAAGCTCAAGCTGAGCCGTCGTGAGGGCACAGACCTTTTCCTGAAGTCTGGCGTTCGCGCGATTGATACCAAGTGTAAAATTGAACAAGCCCCTGGTCAGCATGGTGCGCGTAAACCGCGTCTGTCTGATTACGGCGGCCAGTTGCGTGAAAAACAAAAAGTTCGTCGTATCTACGGCGTTCTGGAACGTCAGTTCCGCAACTACTATAAAGAAGCAGCACGTCTGAAAGGCAACACCGGTGCAAACCTGTTAGCTCTGCTGGAAGGTCGTCTGGATAACGTAGTTTACCGTATGGGCTTCGGCGCCACTCGTGCAGAAGCACGCCAGCTGGTCAGCCACAAGTCTGTAATGGTTAACGGCCGCGTTGTTAACATCGCTTCTTATCAGGTATCTCCGAATGATGTCGTAAGCATCCGTGAGAAAGCCAAAAAGCAATCTCGCGTGAAGGCCGCTCTGGAGCTGGCTGAGCAGCGTGAAAAGCCAACCTGGCTGGAAGTTGATGCGACTAAGATGGAAGGTGTGTTCAAGCGTATTCCTGAGCGTACCGATCTGTCTGCGGACATTAACGAACACCTGATCGTCGAGCTTTACTCCAAGTAA
- a CDS encoding DNA-directed RNA polymerase subunit alpha, with translation MQGSVTEFLKPRLVDIEQVSSTHAKVTLEPLERGFGHTLGNALRRILLSSMPGCAVTEVEIDGVLHEYSTKEGVQEDILEILLNLKGLAVRVQGKDEVILTLNKSGIGPVTAADITHDGDVEIVKPQHVICHLTDENAAISMRIKVQRGRGYVPASARIHSEEDERPIGRLLVDACYSPVDRIAYNVEAARVEQRTDLDKLVIEMETNGTIDPEEAIRRAATILAEQLEAFVDLRDVRQPEVKEEKPEFDPILLRPVDDLELTVRSANCLKAEAIHYIGDLVQRTEVELLKTPNLGKKSLTEIKDVLASRGLSLGMRLENWPPASIADE, from the coding sequence ATGCAGGGTTCTGTGACAGAGTTTCTAAAACCGCGCCTGGTAGATATCGAGCAAGTGAGTTCGACGCACGCCAAGGTGACCCTTGAGCCTTTAGAGCGTGGCTTTGGCCATACTCTTGGTAACGCACTGCGCCGTATTCTGCTTTCTTCCATGCCGGGTTGCGCGGTGACCGAGGTTGAAATTGATGGTGTACTGCATGAGTACAGCACCAAAGAGGGCGTACAGGAAGATATCCTGGAAATCCTGCTCAACCTGAAAGGGCTGGCGGTAAGAGTTCAGGGTAAAGATGAAGTCATTCTGACCCTGAATAAATCTGGCATTGGCCCTGTGACTGCAGCCGACATTACCCATGACGGTGATGTCGAAATCGTCAAGCCGCAGCACGTGATCTGTCACCTGACCGATGAGAACGCCGCTATCAGCATGCGTATCAAAGTTCAGCGTGGTCGTGGTTATGTGCCGGCTTCTGCCCGAATTCATTCGGAAGAAGATGAGCGCCCAATCGGCCGCCTGTTGGTCGACGCTTGCTACAGCCCTGTAGACCGTATCGCCTACAATGTTGAAGCAGCGCGTGTAGAACAGCGCACCGACCTGGACAAGCTGGTCATCGAAATGGAAACCAACGGCACAATCGATCCTGAAGAGGCGATTCGTCGTGCGGCGACCATCCTGGCAGAACAACTGGAAGCTTTTGTTGACTTACGTGATGTACGTCAGCCAGAAGTGAAGGAAGAGAAACCAGAATTCGATCCGATCCTGCTGCGCCCTGTTGACGATCTGGAATTGACTGTCCGCTCTGCTAACTGCCTTAAGGCAGAAGCTATCCACTACATCGGTGATCTGGTACAGCGTACCGAGGTTGAGCTGCTCAAAACGCCTAACCTGGGTAAAAAATCTCTTACCGAGATTAAAGATGTGCTCGCCTCACGTGGTCTTTCTCTGGGCATGCGCCTCGAGAACTGGCCGCCGGCAAGCATTGCTGATGAATAA
- the rplQ gene encoding 50S ribosomal protein L17 has translation MRHRKSGRQLNRNSSHRQAMFRNMAGSLVRHEIIKTTLPKAKELRRVVEPLITLAKTDSVANRRLAFARTRDNEIVAKLFNELGPRFASRAGGYTRILKCGFRAGDNAPMAYIELVDRPEAQAEAAAE, from the coding sequence ATGCGCCATCGTAAGAGTGGTCGTCAACTGAACCGCAACAGCAGCCATCGTCAGGCTATGTTCCGCAACATGGCCGGTTCTCTGGTTCGTCATGAGATCATCAAAACGACTCTGCCGAAAGCCAAAGAGCTGCGCCGCGTAGTTGAGCCGCTGATTACTCTTGCCAAGACCGACAGCGTAGCTAATCGTCGTCTGGCATTCGCCCGTACTCGTGATAACGAGATCGTGGCAAAACTGTTTAACGAGCTGGGCCCGCGTTTCGCGAGCCGTGCCGGTGGTTACACTCGCATTCTGAAGTGTGGCTTCCGTGCTGGTGACAACGCTCCGATGGCATACATCGAGCTGGTTGATCGTCCAGAAGCTCAAGCAGAAGCTGCCGCAGAGTAA
- a CDS encoding DUF1992 domain-containing protein, translating to MWLIDQLAEQHIRAAQEKGELSNLPGEGAPLELDDDSNVPAELRSGYRLLKNAGFLPPELEMRREALEISDLLRNLDPEDQRYREQSKRLLVLELQLRQAGMSTAFLQGAYGEAIRGRLLKEE from the coding sequence ATGTGGTTAATTGATCAACTGGCTGAACAGCATATTCGCGCGGCGCAGGAAAAGGGTGAGCTCAGCAATCTGCCTGGAGAAGGCGCGCCCCTCGAGCTGGATGACGACAGTAACGTGCCGGCTGAATTACGCAGCGGCTACCGACTGCTGAAAAACGCCGGTTTTTTACCGCCAGAGCTGGAGATGCGGCGCGAAGCGCTGGAAATCAGCGACCTGCTGCGCAATCTCGACCCGGAAGACCAGCGCTATCGCGAGCAGAGCAAACGCCTGCTTGTGCTTGAGCTTCAGCTGCGCCAGGCGGGAATGAGCACCGCTTTTTTGCAGGGCGCCTACGGCGAAGCGATCCGTGGACGTCTGCTTAAGGAGGAGTAG
- the zntR gene encoding Zn(2+)-responsive transcriptional regulator, producing the protein MYRIGQLAKLANVTVDTIRFYEKQQMMGHEIRTEGGFRLYSDSDLQRLKFIRVGRQMGFGLDAIRDLLSIRVDPAHHTCEESKAIVQARLNEVNTLISELQHVQRSLQRLSDACCGAAHSSDCCSILEALEKGTEPRPEHAHRRD; encoded by the coding sequence GTGTACCGTATCGGACAGCTGGCCAAACTGGCCAACGTTACCGTCGACACCATCCGTTTCTATGAGAAACAACAAATGATGGGGCACGAGATCCGAACTGAAGGCGGCTTTCGCCTCTACAGCGACAGCGATCTTCAGCGGCTTAAGTTCATTCGCGTCGGTCGGCAGATGGGTTTTGGGCTGGACGCTATACGCGATCTTCTCTCGATCCGCGTCGATCCCGCGCATCATACCTGCGAGGAGTCAAAGGCGATTGTTCAGGCGCGTCTGAATGAAGTGAATACCCTTATCAGCGAACTGCAACATGTGCAGCGCTCGCTGCAGCGCTTATCCGACGCCTGCTGCGGCGCTGCCCACAGCAGCGACTGCTGCTCAATTCTTGAAGCGCTTGAGAAAGGGACGGAACCCCGGCCTGAACATGCGCACCGGCGGGATTGA
- a CDS encoding alternative ribosome-rescue factor A: protein MSKYQHTKGEIRDNAIQALLHDPLFRQRVEAKQKGKGSYRRKDKHAKRGGWEASDKKSAYHWPSAFWA from the coding sequence ATGAGTAAATATCAGCATACAAAAGGCGAGATCCGCGATAACGCAATCCAGGCTTTATTACACGATCCGCTGTTTCGCCAGCGCGTCGAAGCGAAGCAAAAAGGCAAAGGCAGCTATCGGCGTAAAGACAAACATGCAAAACGTGGCGGTTGGGAGGCCAGTGATAAGAAAAGCGCTTATCACTGGCCTTCTGCTTTCTGGGCATAA
- the mscL gene encoding large-conductance mechanosensitive channel protein MscL, with product MSFFKEFRDFAMRGNVVDLAVGVIIGAAFGKIVSSLVANIIMPPLGLLIGGVDFKQFKWVLKPAEGATPPVIMEYGVFIQSVFDFIIVAFAIFVAIKLMNKLHKKKEVEKPVAKPSNEEVLLSEIRDLLKQQNGKI from the coding sequence ATGAGTTTTTTCAAAGAGTTTCGTGATTTTGCAATGCGCGGTAACGTGGTCGATCTCGCCGTCGGTGTGATTATTGGTGCCGCCTTTGGCAAAATCGTCTCTTCACTGGTGGCGAATATTATCATGCCGCCGCTGGGACTGCTTATCGGCGGCGTTGATTTCAAACAGTTCAAGTGGGTGCTAAAACCTGCTGAAGGCGCTACCCCGCCGGTCATTATGGAATATGGCGTATTTATTCAGTCAGTATTCGACTTCATCATTGTGGCTTTCGCTATCTTTGTCGCCATCAAGCTGATGAATAAGCTGCACAAGAAGAAAGAAGTTGAAAAACCGGTAGCGAAACCCTCTAACGAAGAGGTGCTGCTGAGTGAAATTCGAGATTTGCTGAAGCAGCAGAACGGCAAAATCTAA
- the trkA gene encoding Trk system potassium transporter TrkA: MKIIILGAGQVGGTLAENLVGENNDITVVDTDPDRLRQLQDKFDLRVVQGHGSHPRILREAGAEDADMLVAVTSSDETNMVACQIAYSLFNTPNRIARIRAADYLRDAEKLFIPEAVPIDHLISPEQLVIENIYRLIQYPGALQVVNFAEGLVSLAVVKAYYGGPLVGNPLSILREHMPHIDTRVAAIFRQDRPIRPQGSTIVEAGDEVFFIAASKNIRAVMSEMQRLERPYKRIMLVGGGNIGFGLAQRLEKNYSVKLIERNPRRAAELAEQLQDTIVFYGDASDQELLAEEHVDQVDLFIAVTNDDEANIMSAMLAKKMGAKKVMVLIQRRAYVDLVQGSVIDIAISPQQATISALLGHVRKADIVGVSSLRRGIAEAIEAIAHGDETTSRVVGRMINDIKLPPGTLIGAIVRGEDVLIAKDNLRIEQGDHVIMFLTDKKFVPDVERLFQPSPFFL; this comes from the coding sequence ATGAAAATTATTATTCTGGGCGCCGGCCAGGTTGGCGGCACGCTGGCGGAGAACCTGGTCGGCGAGAACAATGACATAACGGTGGTTGATACCGATCCTGACCGCTTACGTCAGCTGCAGGATAAGTTTGATTTGCGCGTCGTTCAGGGGCACGGGTCACATCCGCGTATTTTGCGCGAAGCCGGCGCGGAAGATGCCGATATGTTAGTGGCGGTTACCAGCTCCGACGAAACCAATATGGTGGCGTGCCAGATAGCCTATTCGCTGTTTAACACGCCTAACCGCATCGCGCGTATTCGCGCGGCGGATTATCTGCGCGACGCTGAGAAGCTGTTTATTCCCGAAGCGGTACCTATTGATCATCTAATTTCACCCGAACAGTTAGTGATCGAAAATATCTACCGGTTGATCCAGTACCCTGGCGCGCTGCAGGTGGTCAATTTTGCTGAGGGCCTGGTTAGCCTCGCCGTGGTTAAAGCCTATTATGGCGGTCCGCTGGTAGGCAATCCGCTCTCTATTCTGCGCGAGCACATGCCACATATCGATACCCGCGTCGCCGCTATTTTCCGTCAGGACCGCCCTATTCGTCCGCAGGGCTCAACCATCGTCGAAGCGGGCGATGAGGTCTTCTTTATTGCCGCCAGCAAGAATATCCGCGCGGTGATGAGTGAAATGCAGCGGCTGGAAAGACCCTATAAGCGCATTATGCTGGTAGGCGGGGGCAATATCGGTTTCGGCCTGGCGCAGCGGCTGGAGAAAAATTACAGCGTGAAGCTGATTGAGCGCAATCCGCGCCGCGCCGCCGAGCTGGCGGAGCAGCTGCAGGACACCATCGTTTTTTACGGCGACGCGTCGGATCAAGAGCTGCTGGCGGAAGAGCATGTCGATCAGGTCGATCTTTTTATTGCGGTCACCAACGACGACGAAGCCAATATCATGTCGGCAATGCTGGCGAAAAAGATGGGCGCAAAAAAAGTGATGGTGCTGATCCAGCGTCGCGCCTATGTCGATCTGGTTCAGGGCAGCGTGATCGATATTGCGATCTCGCCTCAGCAGGCAACGATCTCTGCGCTGCTGGGCCACGTGCGCAAGGCGGATATTGTAGGCGTCTCCTCTTTACGACGCGGCATCGCTGAGGCGATCGAAGCGATCGCCCACGGCGATGAAACTACCTCGCGCGTGGTCGGCCGCATGATCAACGACATTAAATTGCCGCCGGGTACGCTTATCGGCGCGATAGTGCGCGGCGAGGATGTGCTTATCGCCAAAGACAACCTGCGCATTGAACAAGGCGATCACGTCATTATGTTCCTGACCGACAAAAAATTTGTGCCTGACGTTGAGCGTTTATTCCAGCCGAGCCCATTCTTCCTGTAA
- the rsmB gene encoding 16S rRNA (cytosine(967)-C(5))-methyltransferase RsmB, with protein MTKSTNLRSLAAQLIERVIDKGESLSAVLPAAQKKVADKDGALLQELCFGVLRTLPQLEAVIGKLMARPLGGKQRVLHYLIMVGIYQLLYTRVPAHAALAETVAGAEVLKRANLKGLINGVLRQFQRQQAELMAEVDQAPQRYLHPGWLLQRLQKAWPENWQPIVEANNQRPPMWLRVNRQHHSRDSWLALLADSGKVAVPDETAPDALRLEAPAPVGQLPGFAEGWVTVQDLSAQRCALLLAPEDDEDILDLCAAPGGKTTHILEIAPRARVLAVDVDAQRLTRVKENLQRLNMQAEVKQGDGRTPAAWCGERQFDRILLDAPCSATGVIRRHPDIKWLRRDRDIAELATLQREILDAVWPHLKPGGVLLYATCSVLPDENDAQIAAFLSRHADARAEALPGGKTSGLQVFPTIDGGDGFFYAKLIKAH; from the coding sequence ATGACTAAATCAACGAATCTGCGAAGCCTTGCCGCCCAACTTATTGAGCGTGTTATTGATAAGGGCGAATCGCTCAGCGCGGTGCTGCCTGCCGCGCAGAAAAAAGTGGCCGATAAAGATGGCGCGCTGCTGCAGGAGCTCTGCTTCGGCGTGCTGCGCACGCTGCCGCAGCTCGAAGCCGTTATCGGCAAACTGATGGCGCGCCCGTTAGGCGGCAAACAGCGCGTACTGCACTATCTCATTATGGTTGGCATCTACCAGCTGCTCTATACCCGCGTACCTGCTCACGCTGCGCTGGCGGAAACCGTCGCCGGCGCTGAAGTGCTGAAGCGCGCCAACCTCAAGGGTTTAATTAACGGCGTGCTGCGTCAGTTTCAGCGTCAGCAGGCGGAGCTGATGGCAGAGGTCGATCAGGCGCCGCAGCGCTATCTGCATCCAGGCTGGCTGCTGCAAAGACTGCAAAAGGCGTGGCCGGAAAACTGGCAGCCGATCGTCGAGGCCAATAACCAGCGCCCGCCGATGTGGCTACGCGTTAATCGCCAGCATCACAGCCGCGATAGCTGGCTGGCACTGCTGGCTGACAGCGGAAAAGTGGCCGTGCCTGATGAGACAGCTCCTGACGCGCTGCGGCTTGAGGCACCTGCGCCGGTCGGCCAGCTGCCAGGCTTCGCAGAGGGCTGGGTTACGGTTCAGGATCTTTCCGCCCAGCGCTGCGCCCTGCTGCTGGCGCCTGAAGATGACGAAGATATCCTCGATCTCTGCGCCGCGCCAGGCGGCAAAACCACGCATATTCTTGAAATAGCGCCCAGGGCGCGGGTATTGGCGGTCGATGTCGACGCGCAACGTCTGACGCGCGTTAAAGAGAACCTGCAGCGCCTTAATATGCAGGCAGAGGTCAAACAGGGCGACGGACGTACCCCAGCGGCATGGTGTGGCGAGCGTCAGTTCGATCGTATTTTGCTGGACGCCCCCTGCTCCGCCACCGGCGTTATTCGCCGTCATCCCGATATCAAGTGGCTGCGTCGCGACCGGGACATTGCCGAGCTGGCTACGCTGCAGCGCGAAATTCTCGATGCGGTATGGCCGCATTTGAAACCGGGCGGCGTCCTGCTGTATGCCACCTGTTCCGTGCTGCCGGATGAGAACGACGCGCAGATCGCCGCCTTTTTATCGCGCCACGCCGATGCGCGCGCCGAAGCCTTGCCGGGCGGCAAGACAAGCGGGCTGCAGGTCTTTCCGACCATCGACGGCGGAGACGGTTTTTTCTACGCTAAGCTGATAAAAGCGCACTAA
- the fmt gene encoding methionyl-tRNA formyltransferase has product MSAPLKIIFAGTPDFAARHLDALLASEHQVVGVFTQPDRPAGRGNKLTPSPVKTLAQSRDIPVFQPKSLRPAENQQLVADLEADVMVVVAYGLILPQAVLAMPRLGCINVHGSLLPRWRGAAPIQRALWAGDSETGVTIMQMDVGLDTGDMLYKLSCPITAQDTSATLYDKLAQLGPQGLLETLSQLADGRTQPEKQDDAQANYAEKLSKEEARLDWQLSAAQLERAIRAFNPWPVSYFLIEDQPVKVWQASVLPHVAKQPGEILAADKHGIQVATAEGVLNLQLLQPAGKKAMSAQDLLNSRREWFTSGRVLA; this is encoded by the coding sequence GTGTCTGCTCCGCTGAAAATCATCTTCGCTGGCACACCTGATTTTGCAGCGCGTCATCTCGACGCGCTGCTCGCTTCTGAGCATCAGGTCGTTGGCGTCTTTACCCAACCCGATCGCCCCGCTGGCCGCGGCAATAAGCTGACGCCCAGCCCGGTGAAAACGCTGGCGCAATCTCGCGACATTCCTGTCTTTCAGCCAAAATCGCTGCGTCCCGCCGAGAATCAGCAGCTGGTCGCCGACTTAGAAGCGGATGTGATGGTGGTTGTCGCCTACGGGCTTATTCTGCCGCAGGCGGTGCTGGCAATGCCGCGTCTCGGCTGCATCAACGTACATGGCTCGCTGCTGCCACGCTGGCGCGGCGCGGCGCCTATCCAGCGCGCGCTCTGGGCTGGCGACAGCGAAACCGGCGTGACCATCATGCAGATGGATGTTGGCCTGGATACCGGCGATATGCTGTATAAGCTGAGCTGCCCGATTACCGCGCAGGACACCAGCGCCACGCTGTATGACAAGCTGGCGCAGCTCGGCCCGCAGGGACTGCTGGAAACGCTGTCTCAGCTGGCGGACGGCCGCACGCAGCCGGAGAAGCAGGATGACGCGCAGGCTAACTATGCCGAAAAGCTTAGCAAAGAGGAGGCCCGCCTTGACTGGCAGCTCTCCGCCGCTCAGCTGGAGCGCGCTATTCGCGCCTTTAATCCCTGGCCGGTCAGCTATTTCCTGATTGAAGATCAGCCGGTGAAGGTGTGGCAGGCCAGCGTGCTGCCCCACGTCGCGAAACAGCCGGGCGAAATCCTTGCCGCCGACAAGCACGGCATTCAGGTCGCTACCGCTGAAGGCGTATTGAATCTTCAGCTGCTGCAACCCGCCGGTAAAAAAGCGATGTCGGCACAGGATCTGCTGAACTCGCGTCGCGAGTGGTTCACGTCAGGCCGCGTCTTAGCCTGA